In Arctopsyche grandis isolate Sample6627 chromosome 13, ASM5162203v2, whole genome shotgun sequence, one DNA window encodes the following:
- the mr gene encoding anaphase promoting complex subunit morula, which produces MSTQEVWQQVVYAFPVLSSELDSDITLEEFQYVATYLGEMNLTSKIIDVILSNIEAYLRKFVAPEFWKVFLHEREEAIKGFELFESAVEDLYDVLSRFGPMLERLEKLYELCPEKKLLFGESDVIAGFKQIVRATLLSQLPLDFQHIIEDFYKISFNVFCFADTDSDQCELGEDMIHCGGCGYELENECQCQCIIHVFHETNRKLVDLQLLERLTGQVLTNLIQQRIENYVQESCKGTFDVSHIAALEAWLESTVMSWLTRIYCGGSTVPPSDNSYIKDAIDTFKQKLTYYLYETYTRIRIDQLFNIIIEYPDSQPAIEDIKICLRKTELRSTLSRKLQAALESRLLHPGVNTPDILTAYIAAIRALRHLDPSGVLLVTVTQPVRNYLRTRDDTVRSVVISLTEEGPGSELAEELARVSSDATAHNATGNEDDVPWEKWCPDPVDADPNTSSKYHRSSDIISMLVSVYGSKELFVNEYRTLLADRLLAQGVVNAEKEIRYLELLKIRFGESQLHFCEVMLKDISDSKRINGLIETDPIFETAAKKFSTNAMILSAQFWPPFKDETLELPTEVKTQLEIYTKAFEALKGNRTLNWKPHLGTVNIEIEIGDKTMDLNVSPMQATIIMHFQEKPEWYLDDLSQVMKVPATVLRRKMTYWQSLGLMSVTSLDKYILIEHDESGSRAQMTPPSKKSQELICGEEEESPMASALDQREGELQVFWSYVVGMLTNLDSMPLERIHQMLKMFASQDSGTECSIQKLRHFLDTKVRNHQLILQAGLYKLPKG; this is translated from the coding sequence ATGTCGACTCAAGAGGTATGGCAACAAGTGGTTTACGCTTTTCCAGTTTTATCATCAGAGCTCGACAGCGATATCACACTCGAAGAATTTCAGTATGTAGCTACATACCTTGGAGAAATGAATTTAACATCCAAAATCATTGATGTTATTCTATCAAATATAGAAGCTTATCTTCGAAAATTCGTCGCTCCCGAATTTTGGAAGGTTTTCCTCCACGAAAGAGAAGAAGCAATCAAAGGATTCGAGTTATTTGAAAGTGCCGTAGAAGATTTGTACGATGTTCTCTCACGTTTCGGTCCCATGTTGGAACGATTGGAAAAACTCTATGAGCTCTGccccgaaaaaaaattattgtttggAGAAAGTGATGTAATCGCCGGATTCAAACAAATCGTCCGCGCTACCCTTCTTTCACAATTACCTCTAGACTTTCAACATATCATAGAAGacttttataaaatatctttcAATGTATTTTGCTTTGCCGATACTGATTCTGACCAATGCGAATTGGGCGAAGATATGATACATTGTGGTGGATGTGGATATGAACTAGAGAACGAATGTCAATGTCAGTGTATTATACACGTTTTCCACGAGACTAATAGAAAGCTTGTTGATCTTCAACTTTTGGAAAGATTGACGGGACAAGTATTGACGAATTTGATACAAcagagaattgaaaattatgtgCAAGAGTCATGCAAAGGCACTTTTGATGTTTCCCATATAGCGGCTCTGGAAGCTTGGCTGGAGTCCACCGTGATGAGTTGGCTCACCAGAATATACTGTGGAGGTTCTACGGTACCTCCGTCTGATAATTCCTACATAAAAGATGCAATAGATACGTTTAAGCAAAAGCTAACTTATTATTTGTATGAAACCTATACACGAATTAGAATTGATCAATTGTTTAATATCATAATCGAATATCCCGATTCTCAACCGGCTATTGAAGATATAAAAATTTGCTTGCGCAAGACGGAATTGAGGAGCACTTTAAGTCGTAAACTTCAAGCTGCACTCGAATCCCGACTTCTTCATCCAGGTGTTAACACTCCTGATATACTTACAGCGTATATAGCTGCTATAAGGGCTCTCCGTCATTTAGATCCATCCGGTGTGTTGTTGGTGACGGTGACGCAACCCGTTAGAAATTATTTGAGAACTAGAGACGATACAGTACGAAGTGTCGTCATCAGTCTTACGGAAGAAGGTCCTGGCAGCGAATTAGCAGAGGAACTTGCCCGTGTCAGCAGCGATGCGACAGCTCATAATGCTACTGGAAACGAAGATGACGTACCTTGGGAGAAGTGGTGTCCAGATCCTGTCGATGCAGATCCTAACACATCCTCGAAGTACCATCGCAGCAGTGACATCATATCGATGCTCGTCAGCGTTTACGGCAGTAAGGAACTCTTTGTAAACGAATACAGAACACTTTTAGCCGATAGATTGTTGGCTCAAGGCGTCGTAAATGCTGAGAAAGAAATACGCTATTTAGAACTGTTGAAGATTCGATTTGGAGAGTCCCAATTGCATTTTTGCGAAGTGATGCTGAAAGATATATCAGATTCGAAACGAATAAACGGCTTGATAGAAACCGATCCGATATTTGAAACTGCAGCTAAGAAGTTTTCAACTAATGCAATGATATTGTCGGCGCAATTTTGGCCCCCGTTCAAAGATGAAACTCTCGAGCTGCCGACTGAAGTGAAGACGCAATTGGAGATTTACACAAAGGCGTTTGAAGCTTTGAAAGGCAATCGCACACTGAATTGGAAACCTCATCTGGGCACGGTCAATATAGAAATCGAAATCGGCGACAAGACGATGGATCTGAACGTTTCACCGATGCAGGCTACGATAATAATGCATTTTCAAGAGAAGCCCGAATGGTATTTGGACGATTTGAGTCAAGTAATGAAAGTCCCTGCTACAGTTTTGAGAAGAAAAATGACGTACTGGCAATCTCTAGGCCTGATGTCGGTGACCAGTTTGGATAAGTATATTCTAATTGAACACGACGAATCTGGTTCGAGAGCTCAAATGACTCCGCCTTCAAAGAAATCTCAAGAGTTAATATGCGGCGAAGAGGAGGAGAGTCCCATGGCTTCGGCTTTAGATCAGAGAGAGGGAGAGCTGCAAGTTTTCTGGTCATATGTTGTCGGAATGCTTACTAATTTAGATTCTATGCCATTGGAGCGAATTCATCAAATGTTGAAGATGTTTGCATCTCAAGATTCTGGTACAGAGTGTAGTATACAAAAGTTGCGCCACTTTTTAGATACTAAGGTTAGGAATCATCAATTGATTTTACAGGCCGGTTTATATAAATTGCCCAAAGGTTGA
- the Arl2 gene encoding ADP ribosylation factor-like 2 isoform X1, giving the protein MGFRKMLKKIREKELEMRILILGLDNAGKTTIMKRFNGEDISTISPTLGFNIKTIDHNIYKLHMWDVGGQKSLRSFWRNYFESTDGLIWVVDSADRRRLEDCKAELRVLIKEEQLEGATLLIFANKADLPGALSVDEINEALDLDSIKTHHWKILACSAVSAQNLLQGIDWLVNDISSRIFSLD; this is encoded by the exons ATGGGGTTCCGCAAAATGTTAAAGAAGATCCGCGAAAAAGAATTGGAAATGCGAATTCTCATTCT AGGGTTGGACAATGCCGGTAAAACGACCATTATGAAGCGATTTAACGGAGAAGACATCAGTACAATATCACCGACTCTAGGTTTCAACATCAAAACAATAGATCACAACATATATAAATTGCATATGTGGGATGTGGGTGGTCAAAAATCATTACGTTCATTCTGGAGAAATTACTTCGAGTCTACGGATGGTCTTATATGGGTTGTCGACAGTGCTGATAGAAGACGATTGGAGGATTGCAAAGCTGAGCTACGCGTGTTGATCAAAGAAGAACAACTGGAAGGTGCAACACTGCTTATATTTGCAAACAAGGCCGACCTTCCCGGAGCTTTGTCTGTCGATGAAATTAATGaa GCGTTGGATCTTGATAGTATCAAAACTCATCACTGGAAAATCTTGGCGTGTTCAGCAGTGAGTGCTCAAAACTTACTTCAAGGCATCGATTGGCTGGTGAACGACATCAGTTCAAGGATTTTTTCATTAGATTAG